From a single Apium graveolens cultivar Ventura chromosome 2, ASM990537v1, whole genome shotgun sequence genomic region:
- the LOC141697979 gene encoding uncharacterized protein LOC141697979, which produces MASRRARGRPTNNQENEGENQNSDIAQLMELVRQQIATMAQQQKLLQQMHPRQPPPANATTFKTFQSVKPPEFIGTQDPVEAHAWLKEMEKAFALTNVGDNQKVEYATYFLKGESNYWWESAKALEAAKVITWDRFKRIFLDKYFPRYMQTQMEMKFFELKQENMTVGEYEKNFTELSRFMGEYVDSEEKRAKRFLQGLKPWLRSRVAAFELTTYAKVVQKGMIARYIFPANLIPFQLGEFDVILGMDWLASFSAQIDCKNKRVVLSTPQVYSKIEADHAEHLRIVLEVLRKERLYAKFSKCEFWLTEVIFLEHILGSVEIRIDPEKIEAVMNWEAPKTPTKVRSFMGLAGYYRRFIKDFSKISVPLTKLTRKNEKFEWTEKCESSFQELKKRLDTVTVIKKRLIAAQDRQKKYTDPSWKDVKFEIGEDVSLKVSPWKGLT; this is translated from the exons ATGGCATCTAGGAGAGCTCGAGGAAGACCTACAAATAACCAAGAAAATGAAGGAGAAAACCAAAACTCCGATATAGCACAACTTATGGAATTGGTACGGCAGCAAATTGCTACTATGGCCCAACAAcaaaaacttcttcaacaaatgcATCCACGTCAACCTCCCCCAGCAAACGCCACTACTTTCAAAACATTCCAATCTGTCAAACCCCCAGAATTTATAGGAACACAAGACCCAGTAGAAGCTCATGCttggctcaaggagatggaaaaggcctTTGCCTTAACAAATGTTGGAGATAATCAGAAGGTGGAGTATGCCACTTACTTTCTTAAAGGCGAatcaaactattggtgggagtcggCAAAAGCTTTAGAAGCTGCTAAAGTTAttacttgggataggtttaagAGAATTTTTTTGGATAAGTATTTTCCTCGCTATATGCAAACACAAATGGAGATGAAATTCTTTGAGTTGAAGCAAGAAAATATGACAGTTGGAGAATACGAGAAGAACTTTACAGAACTTTCTAGGTTTATGGGAGAGTATGTTGATTCTGAAGAGAAAAGGGCAAAAAGGTTCCTACAGGGATTGAAGCCTTGGTTAAGGAGTCGTGTGGCAGCTTTTGAGTTGACTACCTATGCTAAAGTAGTTCAGAAGGGAATG ATAGCCAGATACATTTTTCCTGCGAACCTTATTCCTTTCCAATTAGGCGAATTTGACGTGATCTTAGGGATGGATTGGCTGGCAAGTTTCAGTGCTCAAATAGACTGTAAGAATAAAAGGGTAGTACTAAGTACACCTCAAG tATATTCAAAGATAGAAGCTGATCACGCGGAACATCTAAGAATAGTTTTGGAAGTATTGCGAAAGGAGagattgtatgccaagttctcgaaatgtgagttttggttaactGAAGTAATATTTCTAGAACACATCCTTGGAAGTGTGGAAATTAGGATAGACCCTGAAAAGATTGaggctgtaatgaattgggaggCACCGAAGACGCCAACAAAAGTGAGAAGTTTTATGGGACtagcaggatactatagaagatttatAAAGGATTTTTCGAAGATTTCCGTACCACTGACTAaattgacaaggaagaatgagaagtttgaatggacagagaagtGTGAAagtagttttcaagaattgaagaaaagattg GACACCGTCACTGTGATTAAGAAGAGACTCATTGCTGCTCAGGATAGACAGAAGAAATACACGGACCCCTCCTGGAAGGATGTGAAATTCGAAATTGGGGAAGATGTATcactaaaagtatcaccatggaagggtttAACCTGA